In the genome of Leeuwenhoekiella sp. MAR_2009_132, one region contains:
- a CDS encoding amidohydrolase, which yields MRFALLGLLSLFVVVGCQDKKTEKESVDLLVINANIYTVDAQFSKAEAFAVRDGKFVAIGLSDSLQAKYSANEVLDAQGKTILPGLIDAHCHFYRFGQSLQNVDLVGTTSFDEVVARVVAFQKENPSEFIYGRGWDQNDWEQKEFPNKKKLDSLFPDTPVALQRIDGHALLVNQKALDLAQIDATTQTKGGEIMRDGKDLTGILIDNPMDLITAIMPQMTRDQKVKALQDAQQYCFDYGLTTVNDAGLDRNTILLIDSLQQAGGLDMRMYAMISNTPADVDYFLKRGILKTDKMNVRSVKVYGDGALGSRGAALRAPYADRDGHYGALVTPVDSMYNLAQKLAKTNFQMNTHAIGDSANTVILNAYTEALKGQSDKRWKIEHAQIISQEDFDYFDDNILPSVQPTHATSDMYWAKDRLGERRMKGAYAYKRLLEESGVIALGTDFPVEQVSPFYTFYAAVARKDLKQFPENGFQMKDALTREETLRGMTVWAAFSNFEEAEKGSIEVGKFADFILMDEDIMTVEEDLIPNLKVNQTWLGGKKVK from the coding sequence ATGCGTTTTGCTTTGTTGGGACTCTTAAGTCTCTTTGTAGTGGTAGGTTGCCAGGATAAAAAAACCGAAAAAGAGAGTGTAGATCTTCTCGTAATTAATGCAAATATTTATACTGTAGATGCTCAATTTTCAAAGGCAGAAGCTTTTGCCGTACGAGATGGCAAGTTTGTTGCAATAGGATTATCAGATTCTTTGCAGGCAAAATACTCTGCAAATGAGGTTCTTGATGCTCAGGGAAAAACCATTCTTCCGGGTCTTATAGATGCTCATTGCCATTTTTATAGATTTGGTCAATCACTGCAGAATGTAGATCTAGTAGGTACCACAAGTTTTGATGAGGTGGTGGCGCGAGTTGTTGCTTTTCAAAAAGAAAATCCTTCAGAATTTATCTACGGAAGAGGTTGGGATCAAAACGACTGGGAACAAAAAGAGTTTCCGAATAAGAAAAAATTAGATTCACTTTTTCCTGATACGCCGGTTGCGTTGCAGCGTATAGATGGTCACGCTTTGTTAGTAAATCAAAAAGCTTTAGACCTGGCGCAAATAGATGCAACAACACAGACTAAAGGTGGTGAGATTATGCGAGACGGTAAGGACCTTACCGGTATACTCATTGATAATCCTATGGATCTGATTACGGCTATTATGCCGCAAATGACCCGCGATCAAAAAGTGAAAGCATTGCAAGATGCGCAGCAATACTGTTTTGATTATGGTCTTACAACGGTTAATGATGCCGGTTTAGATCGCAATACGATTCTGCTTATAGACAGCTTACAACAAGCGGGAGGCTTAGATATGCGTATGTATGCGATGATAAGCAATACACCTGCAGACGTTGACTACTTCTTAAAACGCGGTATTCTAAAAACCGATAAGATGAATGTACGTTCTGTAAAAGTGTATGGTGACGGGGCTTTAGGTTCCCGTGGCGCAGCGTTGAGAGCACCTTACGCAGATCGTGATGGGCATTATGGAGCTTTAGTAACTCCCGTTGACAGTATGTATAATCTGGCTCAAAAACTGGCTAAGACAAACTTTCAGATGAATACGCATGCTATAGGTGATTCTGCAAATACTGTTATATTAAATGCATATACCGAAGCTTTAAAAGGGCAGTCAGACAAGCGCTGGAAGATTGAACACGCGCAAATTATCTCACAGGAAGACTTTGATTACTTTGACGATAATATTTTACCTTCTGTACAACCTACACACGCTACCAGTGATATGTACTGGGCAAAAGATCGTTTAGGGGAACGCAGAATGAAAGGGGCATATGCATACAAGCGATTACTCGAAGAATCTGGTGTTATCGCTCTGGGAACCGATTTTCCGGTAGAGCAGGTGAGTCCGTTTTATACATTTTACGCAGCGGTTGCCCGTAAAGATTTAAAGCAATTTCCCGAGAACGGTTTTCAAATGAAAGATGCCTTAACCCGTGAAGAAACTTTACGTGGAATGACCGTTTGGGCTGCATTTTCTAATTTTGAAGAAGCTGAAAAAGGAAGTATTGAAGTGGGGAAGTTTGCAGATTTTATTTTAATGGATGAAGATATTATGACTGTTGAAGAAGATTTAATTCCCAATCTAAAAGTGAATCAAACCTGGTTAGGTGGTAAAAAAGTAAAGTAG